A window of Metabacillus sp. B2-18 contains these coding sequences:
- the rimM gene encoding ribosome maturation factor RimM (Essential for efficient processing of 16S rRNA) codes for MTEKWFNVGKIVNTHGIRGEVRVISKTDFAEERYEPGNTLYIFKEGSDQPIEVVVDSHRVHKNFDLLTFEGMPSIQDVEQFKGSLLKVTESQLSELEEGEYYFHEIIGCKMFTDEGEEIGTIREILATGANDVWVVQRKIGKDLLVPYIEDIVKEIDIVEKKIIITPMEGLLD; via the coding sequence ATGACAGAAAAATGGTTTAATGTAGGGAAAATTGTAAATACACACGGAATTAGAGGAGAAGTTCGTGTTATTTCAAAAACAGACTTTGCTGAAGAAAGATATGAGCCAGGTAACACTCTTTATATATTTAAAGAAGGTTCTGATCAACCTATTGAAGTAGTTGTTGATAGCCATCGTGTTCATAAGAATTTTGATCTATTAACGTTTGAAGGAATGCCTTCAATTCAGGATGTTGAACAATTCAAAGGCTCACTACTTAAAGTGACAGAATCACAACTTTCTGAATTGGAAGAGGGTGAGTATTACTTTCACGAAATAATCGGTTGTAAAATGTTTACCGATGAAGGTGAAGAAATCGGGACAATTAGAGAAATATTAGCAACTGGTGCAAATGATGTATGGGTTGTACAAAGAAAGATAGGAAAAGACCTCCTAGTTCCTTATATTGAAGACATTGTTAAAGAGATTGATATCGTAGAGAAAAAAATTATTATAACACCTATGGAAGGGTTACTAGACTAA
- the lepB gene encoding signal peptidase I → MTKKKNELFEWIKALAIAVLLAAIIRYFLFAPIVVDGFSMMPTLHTQDRMIVNKLSYKIGEPERFDIVVFHATLEKDYIKRVIGLPGDKVEYKNDTLYINGEAYEEPYLNEYKDDLIDGPLTEPFDLDSIIGQDTVPEGHLFVMGDNRRQSKDSRHIGTIPIEEVMGKASLVYWPVSDIRFAE, encoded by the coding sequence ATGACCAAAAAGAAAAATGAACTTTTTGAATGGATAAAAGCATTGGCTATTGCCGTTCTTTTAGCAGCTATTATTAGGTATTTCTTATTTGCTCCTATTGTAGTTGATGGGTTCTCAATGATGCCAACTTTACATACACAAGATCGAATGATTGTTAATAAATTATCATACAAAATTGGAGAACCTGAACGTTTTGATATTGTGGTTTTTCATGCAACTTTAGAAAAAGACTATATAAAACGAGTAATAGGTTTACCGGGTGATAAAGTAGAATACAAAAACGATACGTTATACATTAACGGAGAAGCTTATGAAGAACCCTATCTGAATGAATATAAAGACGATTTAATTGACGGCCCGCTAACAGAACCTTTTGACCTCGATAGCATTATTGGGCAAGATACTGTACCAGAAGGTCATTTATTTGTCATGGGGGATAACAGAAGGCAAAGCAAGGATAGCAGACATATAGGAACAATACCGATAGAAGAGGTTATGGGTAAGGCAAGCTTAGTTTATTGGCCAGTATCAGATATACGGTTTGCTGAGTAA
- a CDS encoding YlqD family protein, which translates to MKILHQVTVKQMITETSKELLIKQFTQRKKSLKQEMDQLYFEYKKLEKTSKQLAGPFLKEIDKRREKIKLVDFQLEQVHTLPIGSEIKDKEVEAIVEVNVGDNWEELMKEKTIIIRDGIVDQIRLR; encoded by the coding sequence ATGAAGATACTCCACCAGGTTACAGTGAAGCAAATGATAACCGAAACAAGTAAGGAATTATTGATAAAACAATTTACACAGCGCAAAAAAAGCCTGAAACAGGAAATGGATCAATTATATTTTGAATATAAAAAACTAGAGAAAACGAGTAAACAGCTTGCTGGACCGTTCTTAAAAGAAATTGATAAAAGGCGGGAAAAGATTAAGCTAGTGGATTTTCAACTAGAACAAGTACATACATTACCAATTGGAAGCGAAATTAAAGATAAAGAAGTAGAAGCAATTGTCGAAGTAAATGTAGGAGACAATTGGGAAGAATTAATGAAAGAAAAAACGATTATCATTAGAGATGGAATCGTAGATCAAATACGCCTGAGGTGA
- the trmD gene encoding tRNA (guanosine(37)-N1)-methyltransferase TrmD, with the protein MKIDFLTLFPEMFHGVLNESILKKAQEKEAVQFNVINFRQYSSNKHQNVDDYPYGGGAGMVLTPQPIFDAVEDIRSNGNTEPKVILVCPQGERFTQSKAEQLAKEEHLLFICGHYEGYDERIREHLVTEEISIGDFVLTGGELASMVITDSVVRLLPGVLGNEDSPVLDSYSSGLLEHPHYTRPADFRGLQVPEVLLSGNHKLIAEWREEQSLRRTFERRPDLLKSYPLTDKQKTLIKKWENEN; encoded by the coding sequence ATGAAGATCGATTTTTTAACACTTTTCCCAGAGATGTTTCATGGAGTCTTGAATGAATCTATCCTAAAGAAGGCACAGGAAAAGGAAGCTGTTCAGTTTAACGTGATTAACTTCAGACAATATTCCTCCAATAAGCATCAAAATGTCGATGACTATCCCTATGGTGGAGGTGCTGGAATGGTGTTAACTCCACAACCGATCTTTGATGCTGTAGAAGATATTCGTAGTAATGGGAATACTGAACCGAAAGTGATCTTGGTGTGCCCTCAGGGAGAACGTTTTACTCAGTCAAAAGCAGAACAATTAGCAAAAGAAGAACATCTTCTTTTTATCTGTGGTCATTATGAGGGGTATGATGAACGTATTAGGGAACATCTTGTAACAGAAGAGATCTCAATTGGGGATTTTGTTTTAACAGGTGGAGAACTCGCGTCAATGGTCATAACAGACAGTGTTGTAAGGCTTTTACCAGGAGTCTTAGGAAACGAAGATTCACCTGTACTAGACTCATACAGCTCAGGCTTACTAGAACATCCGCATTACACCCGTCCAGCAGATTTTAGAGGGTTACAAGTACCTGAAGTTCTTCTATCAGGGAACCATAAATTAATTGCAGAGTGGCGTGAAGAACAATCACTCCGTAGAACGTTTGAGAGACGTCCAGACCTGCTAAAATCATATCCTTTGACTGACAAGCAAAAAACCTTGATAAAAAAATGGGAAAATGAGAACTAG
- the ftsY gene encoding signal recognition particle-docking protein FtsY, whose translation MSFFKKLKEKITQQTDSVTEKFKEGLTKTRDSFAGKMNDLVARYRKVDEEFFEELEELLISADVGVATVMDLIDELKMEVKRQNIQDTKEVQAVISEKLVEIYEGSDHDESLNKLELQAGRLNVVLFVGVNGVGKTTTIGKLAHKLKSEGNSVLLAAGDTFRAGAIEQLEVWGERVGVDVIKQSEGSDPAAVMYDAVQAAKARNVDVLLCDTAGRLQNKVNLMKELEKVKRVIEREIPGAPHEVLLVLDATTGQNAMTQAKQFSQATDVSGIVLTKLDGTAKGGIVLAIKGELDIPVKFVGLGEKMDDLQEFNTEQYVYGLFSGIIEAQEEE comes from the coding sequence ATGAGCTTTTTTAAAAAATTAAAAGAAAAAATTACTCAACAAACAGATTCTGTTACTGAAAAATTCAAAGAGGGCTTAACAAAGACAAGAGATTCTTTTGCTGGTAAAATGAATGATCTTGTAGCTAGATATCGTAAAGTGGATGAAGAGTTTTTCGAAGAGCTTGAAGAATTACTCATTAGTGCCGATGTTGGTGTTGCTACTGTTATGGATTTAATTGATGAATTAAAGATGGAAGTGAAACGTCAAAATATCCAAGATACGAAAGAAGTTCAAGCTGTTATTTCTGAAAAGCTTGTTGAAATATATGAAGGTAGCGATCATGATGAGTCGCTCAATAAATTGGAATTACAAGCTGGAAGATTAAATGTCGTTTTATTTGTAGGTGTAAATGGAGTAGGGAAAACTACGACAATTGGCAAGCTAGCACATAAACTAAAAAGCGAAGGAAATTCTGTTTTATTGGCTGCTGGTGATACTTTTAGAGCAGGAGCTATTGAGCAGTTAGAAGTGTGGGGAGAGCGTGTAGGTGTTGATGTTATTAAACAATCGGAAGGTTCTGACCCTGCTGCGGTTATGTATGATGCTGTTCAGGCAGCTAAGGCACGTAATGTCGATGTTTTACTCTGTGATACAGCTGGAAGACTACAAAATAAAGTTAATCTGATGAAAGAGCTTGAGAAAGTTAAGCGTGTAATCGAACGTGAAATACCTGGAGCTCCTCATGAAGTATTGCTTGTACTAGACGCAACAACAGGTCAAAATGCTATGACACAAGCAAAACAATTTTCCCAAGCAACAGATGTATCAGGAATAGTTCTTACAAAATTAGACGGTACTGCAAAAGGTGGTATTGTGTTAGCGATTAAAGGAGAGCTTGATATCCCTGTGAAGTTTGTTGGTTTGGGAGAAAAAATGGATGATTTACAAGAGTTTAACACGGAACAATATGTTTATGGTCTTTTCTCAGGAATAATTGAAGCACAAGAAGAAGAGTAA
- the rnc gene encoding ribonuclease III gives MARHINYKERRSFAKKAEEFKKFQERIGHTFTNEKLLYQAFTHSSYVNEHRKKPYEDNERLEFLGDAVLELTISQYLYKKYPMMSEGELTKLRAAIVCEPSLVSFANTLAFGSLVLLGKGEEMTGGRARPALLADVFEAFIGALYLDQGLESVVQFLDKFVIPKVDEGAFSHVMDFKSQLQELVQRDTKGTLEYKILQEKGPAHNREFVSTVSLNGEVFGTGSGKSKKEAEQHAAQEALSKLQQINK, from the coding sequence ATGGCAAGACATATTAATTATAAAGAAAGAAGATCTTTTGCTAAAAAAGCAGAGGAATTCAAAAAATTCCAGGAGCGTATTGGTCACACGTTTACTAATGAAAAATTACTCTATCAAGCATTTACTCATTCTTCCTATGTAAATGAACATCGTAAAAAGCCATACGAAGATAATGAAAGACTTGAATTTTTAGGTGATGCTGTTTTAGAATTGACCATTTCTCAATATCTTTATAAAAAATATCCAATGATGAGCGAAGGAGAATTAACAAAACTGCGTGCCGCTATTGTTTGTGAACCTTCTCTTGTATCGTTCGCGAATACACTTGCTTTTGGTAGCTTAGTTCTACTTGGAAAAGGAGAAGAAATGACAGGGGGACGAGCTCGCCCAGCCTTGCTAGCAGATGTTTTTGAAGCGTTCATTGGTGCACTTTACTTAGATCAAGGCCTTGAATCTGTTGTTCAATTTTTAGATAAATTTGTTATTCCAAAGGTTGATGAAGGGGCCTTTTCTCATGTTATGGACTTTAAGAGTCAGCTTCAAGAACTTGTTCAGCGTGATACTAAAGGTACACTTGAATATAAAATTCTACAGGAAAAAGGTCCAGCTCATAACCGAGAATTTGTATCTACTGTATCATTAAATGGTGAGGTTTTTGGCACAGGAAGTGGAAAGTCAAAAAAAGAAGCTGAGCAACATGCTGCACAAGAAGCACTTTCAAAGCTTCAACAAATAAATAAATAA
- the ffh gene encoding signal recognition particle protein, producing MAFEGLADRLQNTMAKIRGKGKVSEADVKEMMREVRLALLEADVNFKVVKDFIKRVSERAVGQEVMKSLTPGQQVIKVVKDELTELMGGEQSKIAVSNRPPTVIMMVGLQGAGKTTTTGKLANLLRKKHNRKPLLVAADIYRPAAIKQLETLGKQLDMPVFSLGDQVSPVEIATKALAHAKEEHHDYVIIDTAGRLHIDENLMEELEQVKEIAKPDEIFLVVDAMTGQDAVNVAKSFNEQLGLTGVVLTKLDGDTRGGAALSIRSVTNTPIKFVGLGEKLDALEAFHPERMASRILGMGDVLTLIEKAQTNVDAEKAKELEQKMRTASFTFDDFLEQLGQVRNMGPLEDLIGMLPGANKVKGLKNLQVDEKQISHVEAIIKSMTKAEKINPEIMNASRKKRIAVGSGTSVQEVNRLLKQFEDMKKMMKQMTNMSKGKKKGGMKFPFM from the coding sequence ATGGCATTTGAAGGATTAGCCGACCGACTGCAGAATACGATGGCCAAAATTCGCGGCAAAGGGAAAGTATCTGAAGCAGATGTAAAAGAAATGATGCGTGAAGTACGCCTTGCTCTTTTAGAAGCGGATGTTAACTTCAAAGTCGTGAAGGACTTTATTAAGCGCGTTAGTGAGCGCGCTGTTGGTCAAGAAGTTATGAAAAGCTTAACTCCAGGCCAACAGGTCATTAAAGTGGTTAAAGACGAGCTGACTGAACTGATGGGTGGAGAGCAGAGTAAAATAGCTGTGTCCAACCGCCCGCCAACGGTTATTATGATGGTTGGTTTACAGGGTGCTGGTAAAACAACAACTACCGGTAAACTCGCAAATTTATTAAGAAAAAAGCATAACCGTAAGCCGTTACTTGTTGCTGCTGATATTTACCGTCCTGCGGCGATAAAGCAGTTAGAGACATTAGGTAAACAATTGGATATGCCTGTTTTCTCATTAGGTGATCAAGTTAGTCCAGTTGAAATAGCAACAAAGGCATTAGCCCACGCAAAAGAAGAACATCATGATTACGTAATTATTGATACTGCAGGTCGTCTTCATATTGATGAAAATCTTATGGAAGAGCTTGAGCAGGTAAAAGAAATTGCGAAACCAGATGAAATTTTTCTTGTTGTTGATGCGATGACGGGTCAAGATGCGGTGAATGTTGCCAAAAGCTTTAATGAGCAGCTTGGGTTAACAGGGGTTGTTTTAACCAAACTTGACGGTGATACTCGTGGTGGAGCGGCACTTTCTATTCGGTCTGTTACTAATACACCTATTAAGTTTGTTGGGTTAGGTGAAAAGCTTGATGCTCTTGAGGCGTTTCATCCAGAACGGATGGCTTCAAGAATTTTAGGTATGGGTGATGTTTTAACACTTATTGAAAAGGCTCAAACAAATGTAGATGCTGAAAAAGCAAAAGAGTTAGAACAAAAAATGCGTACAGCATCCTTCACATTTGATGATTTCCTTGAGCAGCTTGGTCAGGTGCGCAATATGGGACCTTTAGAGGATCTAATTGGCATGTTGCCGGGGGCTAACAAGGTGAAGGGTTTGAAAAACCTTCAAGTTGACGAAAAGCAAATCAGTCATGTAGAAGCAATTATTAAGTCCATGACAAAAGCTGAAAAGATAAACCCTGAAATTATGAATGCTTCTCGAAAAAAGAGAATTGCAGTTGGTAGTGGTACATCCGTACAAGAGGTGAACCGACTATTAAAGCAATTTGAAGATATGAAAAAAATGATGAAGCAAATGACAAATATGTCAAAAGGAAAGAAAAAAGGCGGAATGAAGTTTCCGTTCATGTAA
- the smc gene encoding chromosome segregation protein SMC, which yields MFLKRLDIVGFKSFAERVTVDFVKGVTAVVGPNGSGKSNITDGIRWVLGEQSAKSLRGAKMEDIIFAGSDSRRGLNVAEVTLTLDNDDSFLPIDYHEVSVTRRVYRSGESEFFINKQSCRLKDIVDLFMDSGLGKEAFSIISQGKVEEILSSKSEERRTIFEEAAGVLKYKSRKKKAEYKLAETQENLNRVQDILHELEGQVEPLKIQASIAKDYLEKKEELEKIEVALTVFEVEELHGKYEALSKSVEEGKDRELKLAATMQKREADVERMKEHLSALDDSIDDLQQVLLLTSEELEKLEGRKEVLKERKKNAHQNKAQLERTIEELSVKISQLTHEKQEQENLLNSYTNELEKIKSELSEKQKLASTYDQNLDEMIEELKSEYFDLLNEQASSRNEINYLEEQLSQQERKNTRLLDSNQRYVTERQEILEKKLKIEANYSLIEKQLSDQIKSFRDTTAKLENLKNSYQKKETALYQAYQLLQQTRSRKEVLESMQEDYAGFFQGVKEILKAKDELGGIHGAVAELITTDKEYETAIEIALSSSMQHVVVQDESAARKAIQFLKQHSFGRATFLPLSVIKERSINHHDLALIENHPAFVGLAKNLVKYQAQFQSIIGNLLGTVIVTSDLKGANDIAKLMNYRYRLVTLQGDVVNPGGSMTGGAVKQKNNSLLSRQRELEQIVEKLSVMEQKTEELEKDVKSSKELIQQHEKTLEELRSKGENLRLEEQKIRGNIREIELNEKNVNDHLKLYDSEREAFESEKTRMIGRKDELQVKLKEISTSLEKLDKEIEELSVKKTTQQTSKDELQNQLIELKVVHASKQQVYENQKEKVERIKLDLQESQQKHKDASEDYSLLSNEMSSSSSGEEKLDEAANKKLQDKNKTVELIASRREERLQLQEKLEHEERELKELKRQDKQLQDILKDEEVKLNRLDVELDNRLNHLREEYFLTFEGAKEKYTLEIEVDEARKRVKLIKLAIDELGTVNLGAIDEYERVSERFTFLTEQRDDLLEAKDTLYQVIDEMDIEMKRRFEQTFNAIRSHFESVFQALFGGGRAELKLTDPNDLLNTGVDIVAQPPGKKLQNLGLLSGGERALTAIALLFSILKVRPVPFCVLDEVEAALDEANVHRFAQYLKKFSHETQFIVITHRKGTMEEADVLYGVTMQESGVSKLVSVRLEETKELVQS from the coding sequence ATGTTCCTCAAACGATTGGATATTGTAGGATTCAAGTCCTTTGCTGAACGAGTAACTGTTGATTTTGTAAAAGGTGTTACAGCAGTAGTTGGACCTAATGGTAGTGGTAAAAGTAATATAACAGATGGAATAAGATGGGTATTAGGTGAACAATCAGCTAAGTCTCTTCGTGGAGCCAAAATGGAAGATATTATTTTTGCTGGAAGTGACTCTAGAAGAGGGCTGAATGTAGCGGAGGTAACCCTAACTTTAGATAATGATGACTCTTTCCTCCCAATTGATTATCACGAAGTTAGTGTAACACGTCGTGTATATCGTTCAGGGGAAAGTGAATTTTTTATTAATAAACAAAGTTGCCGTCTAAAAGACATTGTTGATTTATTTATGGATTCTGGTTTAGGTAAAGAAGCCTTTTCCATAATTAGTCAAGGGAAAGTCGAAGAAATTCTCAGCAGTAAATCTGAAGAACGTAGAACGATTTTTGAAGAGGCTGCTGGTGTTTTAAAATATAAGTCGCGTAAAAAGAAAGCAGAATATAAATTAGCTGAAACCCAAGAAAATTTAAATCGTGTTCAGGATATCCTTCATGAATTAGAAGGTCAGGTTGAACCTCTAAAAATACAGGCTTCAATCGCTAAAGATTATTTAGAGAAAAAAGAAGAATTAGAGAAAATTGAAGTAGCGCTTACGGTTTTCGAAGTAGAAGAGTTGCACGGGAAATACGAAGCTCTTTCAAAATCAGTAGAAGAGGGAAAAGACCGCGAATTAAAGCTTGCTGCAACAATGCAAAAACGTGAAGCCGATGTTGAACGAATGAAAGAGCATCTTAGTGCTTTGGATGATTCAATTGACGATCTACAACAAGTTCTCTTATTAACAAGTGAAGAACTGGAAAAACTAGAAGGTAGAAAAGAAGTCTTAAAAGAGCGAAAGAAAAATGCACATCAAAATAAAGCTCAGCTTGAAAGAACAATTGAAGAACTATCGGTTAAAATTTCTCAGTTAACTCATGAAAAGCAGGAACAAGAGAATCTATTAAATTCATATACAAATGAACTAGAAAAAATTAAAAGTGAACTGTCAGAAAAGCAAAAACTTGCCTCCACTTATGATCAAAATCTTGATGAAATGATTGAAGAATTAAAAAGTGAATATTTTGACCTACTAAATGAGCAAGCTTCATCACGTAACGAGATAAATTACTTAGAAGAGCAGCTTTCACAGCAAGAAAGAAAAAATACAAGACTGCTAGATTCTAATCAAAGATATGTGACTGAGCGTCAGGAAATCTTAGAAAAGAAGCTGAAAATTGAAGCAAATTATTCACTTATTGAAAAGCAATTATCAGACCAGATTAAAAGCTTTCGTGATACAACTGCGAAATTAGAAAACCTGAAGAATTCATATCAGAAAAAGGAGACAGCTCTTTATCAGGCTTATCAATTATTACAACAAACACGTTCGCGAAAAGAAGTTCTTGAATCAATGCAGGAGGACTATGCAGGCTTTTTCCAAGGAGTAAAAGAAATTCTAAAAGCGAAAGATGAGCTTGGAGGAATTCACGGTGCTGTTGCTGAATTAATTACAACAGATAAGGAATATGAAACAGCAATTGAAATTGCTTTAAGTAGTTCTATGCAGCATGTCGTTGTTCAAGATGAATCAGCAGCTAGAAAAGCTATACAATTTTTAAAGCAACATTCATTTGGACGAGCTACATTTTTGCCTCTATCAGTAATAAAGGAGCGTTCTATTAACCATCATGATTTAGCGTTGATTGAAAACCATCCTGCGTTTGTTGGGCTTGCGAAAAATCTTGTTAAGTATCAAGCTCAATTTCAATCAATTATTGGGAATTTATTAGGTACAGTCATTGTTACCTCTGACTTAAAGGGAGCAAATGATATTGCCAAGTTAATGAATTATCGCTATCGCTTAGTGACCCTTCAAGGTGATGTTGTGAATCCTGGGGGCTCGATGACAGGTGGTGCGGTAAAACAAAAGAACAATTCCTTACTGAGTAGACAACGTGAACTAGAACAAATTGTAGAAAAGTTATCTGTAATGGAGCAGAAGACTGAGGAGCTTGAAAAAGATGTTAAATCCTCAAAAGAATTAATTCAACAGCATGAAAAAACGCTAGAGGAGCTTCGTTCTAAAGGTGAAAACCTTCGATTAGAAGAGCAAAAAATCCGTGGTAACATACGAGAGATTGAATTGAATGAAAAAAATGTAAATGATCATTTGAAATTATATGATTCTGAGCGAGAAGCCTTTGAGTCTGAGAAAACAAGAATGATAGGTCGAAAAGATGAACTTCAGGTGAAATTAAAAGAGATTTCAACAAGTTTGGAAAAACTGGATAAAGAAATCGAAGAATTGTCTGTAAAGAAGACAACACAACAAACGTCTAAAGATGAACTGCAGAATCAACTTATTGAATTAAAGGTAGTACATGCAAGTAAGCAGCAAGTGTATGAGAATCAAAAAGAAAAAGTTGAACGTATAAAATTAGACTTACAAGAATCTCAACAAAAGCATAAAGATGCATCTGAAGATTATTCACTTCTTTCAAATGAGATGAGTTCAAGTTCTTCAGGTGAGGAAAAACTAGATGAAGCTGCTAATAAGAAGCTACAAGACAAAAACAAAACAGTTGAATTAATAGCTAGCAGACGTGAAGAGCGTCTTCAGTTACAAGAAAAGCTTGAACATGAAGAGCGGGAGCTAAAAGAATTAAAACGTCAGGATAAACAGCTTCAAGATATTTTAAAAGATGAGGAAGTAAAGTTAAATCGATTAGATGTTGAACTTGATAATCGATTAAATCATCTTCGAGAAGAATATTTCTTAACATTTGAAGGTGCTAAAGAAAAATATACTCTTGAAATAGAAGTTGATGAAGCGAGAAAACGTGTGAAGTTAATTAAACTTGCAATTGATGAACTTGGAACAGTAAACTTAGGAGCGATTGATGAATATGAACGTGTTTCTGAGAGATTTACGTTTTTAACAGAACAACGCGATGATTTATTAGAAGCAAAAGATACGCTATATCAAGTGATCGATGAGATGGATATCGAAATGAAAAGAAGGTTCGAACAAACATTTAATGCTATTCGTTCTCATTTTGAATCTGTTTTTCAGGCATTATTTGGTGGAGGACGGGCTGAGTTGAAACTAACTGATCCTAATGACCTTTTAAATACTGGTGTTGATATTGTGGCACAGCCTCCGGGGAAAAAACTTCAAAACCTTGGCTTGCTTTCTGGTGGAGAACGTGCCTTAACAGCTATTGCCTTACTGTTTTCTATTTTAAAGGTACGACCGGTTCCTTTTTGTGTACTAGATGAAGTGGAAGCGGCACTTGATGAAGCAAACGTACACCGATTCGCACAGTATTTAAAAAAATTCAGTCATGAAACACAATTTATTGTTATCACGCATCGGAAAGGTACTATGGAAGAGGCTGATGTATTATATGGCGTAACAATGCAGGAATCAGGTGTTTCTAAGCTTGTATCTGTTAGACTTGAAGAAACAAAGGAATTAGTGCAATCTTAG
- the rpsP gene encoding 30S ribosomal protein S16: MAVKIRLKRMGAKKSPFYRIVVADSRSPRDGRFIEVVGTYNPVAQPAEVKINEELALKWMSNGAKPSDTVRNLFSNEGIMEKFHNAKNSK, translated from the coding sequence ATGGCAGTTAAAATTCGTTTAAAACGTATGGGAGCAAAAAAATCTCCTTTTTATCGTATTGTAGTAGCAGATTCTCGTTCACCACGTGATGGACGTTTCATTGAAGTTGTTGGGACATACAATCCAGTTGCTCAACCAGCAGAAGTGAAAATCAATGAAGAATTAGCATTAAAATGGATGTCAAACGGTGCTAAACCTTCTGACACAGTTCGTAACTTGTTCTCTAACGAAGGCATTATGGAAAAATTCCATAACGCAAAAAATAGCAAGTAA
- a CDS encoding KH domain-containing protein, with product MKELIEAIVKPLVDSPDSVEITEFEQEHQIIYCLSVHKEDVGKVIGKQGRIAKAIRTVVYAAGSNSSKRIQLEIND from the coding sequence ATGAAAGAGTTAATCGAAGCAATTGTTAAACCACTTGTTGATTCTCCCGATTCTGTTGAGATAACTGAATTTGAACAGGAGCATCAAATAATTTATTGCCTTTCTGTTCATAAAGAAGATGTCGGCAAAGTCATTGGGAAACAAGGTCGTATAGCAAAAGCGATTCGAACTGTTGTGTATGCAGCAGGATCTAATTCATCTAAAAGAATCCAACTAGAAATTAATGACTAA
- a CDS encoding putative DNA-binding protein: MMLEKTTRLTYLFDFYQSLLTPKQKSYMSLYYLDDFSLGEIAEEYDVSRQAVYDNIKRTEAMLEQYEEKLLLFQKFQERQKLMTKLREFSPNIENKAMFDSLLNELEKLD, encoded by the coding sequence ATGATGCTTGAAAAAACGACGAGGCTTACGTATTTATTTGATTTCTATCAATCGTTGTTAACACCTAAGCAGAAAAGCTATATGTCGTTATACTATTTAGATGATTTCTCCCTTGGTGAAATTGCGGAAGAGTATGATGTGAGTAGACAAGCTGTTTACGATAACATTAAACGAACTGAAGCAATGCTGGAGCAATATGAAGAGAAGCTATTATTATTTCAAAAATTTCAAGAGAGACAAAAGTTAATGACAAAACTACGTGAATTTTCTCCTAACATTGAGAACAAAGCTATGTTTGATTCATTACTAAATGAACTTGAGAAATTAGATTAG
- the rplS gene encoding 50S ribosomal protein L19, giving the protein MQKLIEEITKEQLKTDLPAFRPGDTVRVHVSIVEGTRERIQVFEGVVIKRRGGGISETFTVRKISYGVGVERTFPVHTPKIAKLEVIRRGKVRRAKLYYLRQLRGKAARIKEIR; this is encoded by the coding sequence ATGCAAAAATTAATTGAAGAAATCACAAAAGAACAATTAAAAACTGATCTACCTGCATTCCGTCCTGGTGATACTGTACGTGTACACGTAAGTATTGTTGAGGGTACTCGTGAGCGTATTCAGGTATTTGAAGGTGTTGTGATTAAGCGTCGTGGTGGTGGAATCAGTGAAACATTTACAGTTCGTAAGATTTCTTACGGTGTAGGTGTTGAGCGTACTTTCCCTGTACACACACCAAAGATCGCGAAGCTAGAAGTAATTCGTCGCGGTAAAGTTCGCCGTGCTAAACTTTACTACCTACGTCAATTACGTGGTAAAGCTGCGCGTATTAAAGAAATTCGATAA